TAAGTAGTATAAAGCAGGCGGAAGATTTTTATGTAGAGATTAGTAAATATAATATGCCTAGTGGTTTAAGTAAACTTATACTGCCAATGATGGCCAAGATAGATATAAAGAATTATACTCAATCTGGAATTGACATGGTAGTTCATACTGCTGCCAGCATTGGGAAGTGGAGTGGATATTCATTTATAGCATTGCTGTTAAGTTTATTTTTTATACTGGAAAAACAAGAAGTAATTAATTTTTTAAAAAAATTTGAAAACAGTAAAATTAGTGGCGTATATAGATATTGTGTGTATTTTGGAAATAATTTTTTAAATTCCTTTGGTAAAGTAATAACAGCACAGGTGGTAATAGCTACAGTAAATACAATTATATCCGTAATTTTGCTTACTATAATGGGATTTCCACAATTATTGGCCTTAGGTTTTATGATTTTTTTACTGAGTTTAATTCCTGTAGCAGGAGTCATAATATCTCTTGTTCCCTTATGCTTAATTGCCTTTAAAATAGGGGGAATTGTAAAAGTGGTTTATGTTTTGATAATGGTAGCAATAATACATTTAGTTGAAAGTTATATATTGAATCCTAAACTTATGTCGGAAAAAACCAAACTCCCTATATTTTTTACCTTTGTGATACTTATTGTATCTGAACATTTCATGGGTATATGGGGATTACTTCTTGGTATACCTCTGTTTATGTTTGTAATTGAGATATTAGGAGTGAGCTTGTCGGAAAAATCTAAGTAAATCATAATAGTGGGAAAGGACGAAGGTCAAGGCAAAGTATAAAGTTCAAAGAACAAATATCAAATGTGGAAAAGCTTCGTCCTTTTCTCCCATTTTACACTTATTTTATGTAGACATAATTTTAACCACCTAGAGTGATATCCTGCTCACTATACCAATTTAATGCATCATTAAATTGATCCTTTGAAAAATCTGGCCACATGTCATTGACTACGTAAAAATCAGAGTAAACACTTTGAACTGGTAAAAAACCACTAAGTCTTCTTCGACCACCCCATCTAATTATTAAGTCAACTCTACTTATATCATGAGATCTTATAGTGTTATATATACTATTTCTAGAATGACCTTGATTATCTTTAAGATTCATTAGATCCCATTCCCATCCATAATTAACTAGAAAATTTACTTTCATGCCTCCTTTACCAAAATCTTTTCTTGTAGTAAAAGGAAGGAGTTCTTTGGGAAATATAGGAGAATCATAGTTTCCAATTACTAATAGAGAAGCATTTTCTTTTGATAACATTTCTACTGCTTTTACACAGGCTTTTATAAAAGCATTTTTTTGAATACTAGGTCGTTTAGTATTATCAACGGTAAATCCATAAAAAGTAAGTTCTTTTATTCCTATTTCTTTACAACATTTAAATAATTCAACTCCGGGAAGTAAGCCTTTATCGTAGCCCATTTCTTTTGTAAGACCATTTTTTACTGCCCATCTTCTGTTACCATCTGGAATAATACCAATGTGATTTGGAATTCTCATAAATTGCCTCCATTATAATAAATTATTAATTATTAACAATATATTGAAAGTACACTATAAAAATATTCTAATATTATACATATCATATTACAAGTCATATTAATTACTTAATAACAAAAAAATAGATGTACAAATCTGTACATCCTAAGTTTTAAAGACAGTTGGGTAAAATAAATTACAATAATATTATATTGTAAATGTTTTCATATTTCAATACAATTTACAAAAAAATAAGATATAATTATTACCCATGTGGATGAATATACAAAAATTCAATTAAAGGCTTTATTTTTAGCTATCCCTGAACAATAAAATTTTAATCAGAAATATCCTTCATGTTATTTATAGTGGAAATAATTAGATCAGATTCAGAATAGGTAATAGCCCCTATAGTTAATAATTCCTTAGCTAATAATTTCATTAAAACCCTATTTTTTTTACTTATAGTTATACTTGTATTTACAGTAGCCTCTTCCATAAAAAACCTCCATACATCAATTAGTTATTAAAATTATTTACTAATATTAATATTTTATACATTAATAGTTTTATATTATCAATTTGAAAGCACTAAATGATGGATTGATTTTTAAGAGTTTATAACATATAATAGTAAATAATAGAATAGCCAAGACAGTTCGAAATCCAATCCTGTCTATAAACAAAACTATGGAAAGCAATTCAAATAGATTATAGAAGTTTAACATGAGTTTATAGAGACAGAAAATGTCTCTTTTTTATTTGAATATATTTTTTACAGTTTAATTTTATAGAGCAGAATATATGCTCTATTTTTTTGAGGTGAATTATGAAAAAGATAGGAATAACTACTACAGTACCAATTGAAATATTGATTGCAGCTGGATATGAAGTAAAAGATTTAAATAATATTTTTATTACAGATGATAATTATGATAAATATATAGATTATGCAGAAAGAGATGGATTTCCTAAGAGTTCCTGTGCCTTTAAAAAAGGAGTCTATGGAGCAGCTCTTAAAGAAGGATTTAAAGAGATAATAGGGGTTACTGAGGGAGATTGTTCAAATACTAAAGCTTTAGAAGAGGTACTTAGGATGAAGGGGATAAAAGTGTATCCTTTTGCCTATCCTCAAAGTCATGATTTAAAGGATTTAAAAAAATCTTTAGATAATTTTATGAATATCTTTAATGTAAGTTTTGAACAGGTTGAGAAGGTAAGAAGAAGACTTATTGATATTAGAAAACTTATAAAGAAATTGGATAAGTTGACTTATATAGAAAATAAAGCAACTTCTGTGGAAAATCATATATATCAGGTAAGTGCTTCAGATTTTGATGGAGATTATGAAATTTTTCAAAAGAATTTAATTGATAAAATAAGAGAAATTGAAAATAGGAAGCCAATTAAAAAGAAACTGAGATTAGGATATATAGGTACTCCGCCTATGACATTAGATTTATATGATTATGTAGAAAAATTTGATGCACGGTTTGTATATAATGAAATTCAAAGAGAATTTTCTTTTCCAAGAGCTATAGATTGTCAGAATATATATGAACAGTATCACAACTATACTTATCCCTATGATATTAATTTTAGATTAAAAGAAATAAAAAAACAAATAAGTGAAAGAAAGATAGATGCAATTATACATTATACTCAGGCCTTTTGCTACAGACAAATAGAACATATAGTAATAAAAGATTGTATCAATATACCTGTACTTAATATTGAAGGGGATAAATTGAATGTTTTAGATGCAAGAACAAAATTGAGAATAGAGGCATTTTTAGATATGATAATTGATTTGAAGGAGATGAAAAGGTGAGAATATTAGGAATAGATCTGGGAAGCAGACAAGTGAAAATTGTACTAATGGTGGATAATAAAATAATAAAAAAGTTTATGGTAAGTACAATGTCTTTTTATAAAAACTATTGTACTTATAATGATAAATTAACTGCAGATTTAACTAAGTTAGATATTAGAGATGTAGATATAGCTGTATCTACAGGGTACGGAAGAAATAATACAGATATTAAATTTTTTAAACCTATAAGTGAAATTAAAGCTCATGCCTATGGAGCAATATATAGCACAAATATTAGAGATTTTATATTATTAGATGTAGGTGGTCAGGATGTAAAGCTCATAAAAATTGAAAAGGGAGTTATAACGGATTTAGAGCTCAATGATAAATGTGCGGCTTCCTGTGGAAGATATTTGGAGAATATGGCAAATGTATTAGAGGTTTCTATAGATGATATGTTTAAGTATTATGAAAATCCTGTAGAATTAAATTCAACCTGTGCAGTATTTTCAGAGTCAGAACTGATAGGTAAAATTGCTCAAGGTACTTCTTTAGATAGATTATGTGCAGGAGTAAATTATTCTCTATATAAAAGATTAAGACCACTTTTGACTAAATTTAGAGGAAAAACTCTTGTAATATCTGGAGGAGTGGCTAAAAATGAGGCTCTTAAAAGTTATCTGTCAGAGAACTATGAAAGAATAATAACCTTAAAGGATGCACAGTATAATGGAGCTTTAGGGTGCTGTTATTATGGAGAAAGATTTAAAGAGAAATTGGCATTATAAAATATAACAAATTTTAGAAAATTATTTGATGACATTAATGTAATATTAAGGTATAATATACTATAGCATCTAAGATGAATATAGAGGTGATTATATGGTAAATGATGATAAATTTGCATTAACTTTGTTGGTGCAGAATGCTAGAACTGTATTTTGTTATTTCAATATTTCTCCAGTAATAATAAAGATTTTCCAAGATAGATATGGGGAAGATTTTTGGAAAAATTCGAAACAGGTTTTAAAGGTATATGATTCAACTAATAATTCCTTAAAGGAGTTACAGACAATAAATTTAGATCCTTTAGCAAATAATTGGTTTATAAATTTAGATAGAAGTGGAATCGATGTATTTGTGAAACTGGGAAGAATACTGCCTGATGGGAAATTTATTCCAATTTTTGTATCTAACACTGTAACCACACCAAGAGATGATCAATCTAATAATTCTAATGTATACTATATTGATGTTTCTGAAAATTTTAATTTAGAAAATAATTTATCTTCAGAAGATAATATAAGCAATGCTGAAAACGATAAAAAAGAATCACCTTATTCATTTTTTGATGAAAAAAAAAATTAGTAATTACCCAAATATAATAATATGTTCCAATTCATCCCAAAATAATTTTATCAGGGAATATATAGAGAAGTGTTTAGCTGAATATTATAGCTTTTCAAGTTTTACCAATAAAGATAATCTTTTTAAGGAGGAATAAATGTGCAAAAGGGGTATAAGGGATATGTGTCTATAGTTCTGCACAGTCATATGCCTTTTATAAGGCATCCAGAGATTGCAGATTCACTTGAAGAAAGATGGTTATTTGAAGCTATGAGTGAGTGTTATATACCATTAATTCAGGTGTATGATGGATTAATCAGAGATAATATAAATTTTAAAATTACAATGTCTATAACTCCTCCGCTTATGTGTATGTTGCAGGATAAGTATCTTAATGAAAGATATATTGAATATTTAGACAAGTCTATAGAACTTACAGAAAAAGAATTAGTAAGAACAAAAGAGGATAAAGAATTAAATGAATTAGCTAAATTTTATAACGATAGATTCAATAATCTTCTTAAGACCTATAAGGAATATGATTGTAATTTAATGAATGCATTTAAAAAGTTTGACAAGCTAGGTTATCTAGAGGTGATAACTTGTTCTGCTACTCATGCATTACTTCCTTTAATTTCAATAAATCCAGAGGCTGTAAAAGCCCAGCTAGCTACAGGAGTTCAATCTTATATTGATACTATGGGACATAGCCCAAAGGGTATATGGCTGCCAGAATGTGCCTATACTTATTCATTAGATGCAATACTTAAAGAAGTTGATATAAAATATTTTATTGCAGAAAGTAAAGCTTTACTATATGCAGATCCTAAACCCTTATATGGCACAGCAGCTCCTATAGCTACTCCAAATGGTATATGTGCTTTTGGAAGAGATATGGATTCCTCTTATCAGGTTTGGAGTGATTTTATTGGATATCCGGGAGATGAAAATTACAGGGAATTTTATAGAGATATAGGATTTGAATTACCTATGGAGTATATTAAACCTTATATCAATCCAATGGGCATAAGATTGGATACAGGGATAAAGTATTATAGAATAACCGGTAAGACAGAAAATAAACAATATTATAATAGAAAAAGAGCTATTGAAAAGACAAAAGAGCATGCAGCGCATTTTGCCAGATGCAGGCAGGATCAAATTAGTGGATTAAGTGAACATATGGAAGTTCCACCTATGATAACATGTCCTTATGATACAGAATTATTTGGACATTGGTGGTTTGAAGGCCCTGATTTTATAGATGCATTTATAAGAGAAAGCTCTAAAGATGGTTATTGTTATGGATTTACTACTCCATCTGAATATTTAATAAATAATTCAAAAGTTCAATGTTGTAGTCCTAACCCATCAAGCTGGGGGGAAAATAGTGATTATTCAGTATGGATAAATGGTTCAAATCAATGGATATATAGGGATTTGCATAAATGTGAAGAAATAATGATAAGACTTGCAAATACTTATAAAACTCCAAATGATCTGCAAAGTAGAGCGCTAAATCAAGCTGCCAAGGAGCTTATGTTAGCTGAAGCTTCTGATTGGCCTTTTATTATAAAAAATAATACAACAGTAGAATATGCTGTTAAGAGAATAAATACTCACCTAGATAGATTCACTAAATTGTATGAAAATATAAGTAAAAATAGCATTGATATAAAGTTTTTGAGGGAAATAGAATCTTTAGATAATATATTTCCAAATATAAATTATAAAATTTATGAAACATAATAAAATAATAAAAACACTATCAAAACTGAGAAATTTAATAATTTGATAGTGTAATTTTTTATTGAGAAGAATTTCATTTAAGCTCAGATAAAGCCTATTTTCATATACACTTATATAAAAATACTAATTTTTATTTTTAGCTACTTCAATATTAACTCTTCTATTATTAAATTTTTTGCCATCAGTATTTTTAATTACTAATGATACTTTCTTTTCATTTACATCTACAAAAGAAAATTTATCCAATATATCAATACTTCCTATATAATTTGAATTGACAGTGGAAGTAGTATCTATAAATTCTAAAAGTGATTTTATATTTATTCCATCTCTACGACCTATAGACATAAATAATCTCACTGAATTTTCTTGATTAAATAAATCATCATTGTATTCTGTGGATATTTCTTTATCAAGTGCATTCTTCAATAGAGCTGCTGCAATTTGATTTAATGAATATTCTTTACCTAAGTTTTCTATAATTGGTTCGAATTTTTTGTATTCTTCTGTACTAAGAATATTTGAAACTTTACTTACAATATTTTTTGACTTAATGTTTATTATTTCCTGCATAGTAGGTATCTTTTGTTTAGTAATTTTGCTCTTTATATCTTTTTCTATCTGCTTTAGTTTTGTAAAATCTTTTCTAGTTATAAGGCTTATTGCTGTACCAGATCTATTAGCTCTTCCAGTTCTTCCGATTCTGTGAACATAGGATTCAGTATCCTGTGGAAGTTCATAGTTAATTACATGGGTTATATTCTCTACATCAATTCCCCTTGCAGCTACATCCGTTGCGGCAAGAAAGGTTAAATTGCCATTTTTAAATTTATTTAAAGTAGAAAGTCTATTCTTTTGTTTCATATCACCATGCATTCCCTCTATATTGTATCCTTTGGAACTCATGGTACTTACTAATTCATCAACACTTTTTTTTGTTCTGCAAAAGATAATAGCACTTTCCGGTTCTGATATATCTAAAATTCTGCATAGAGACTCAAGTCTTGTATTATTATGGACTTCATAATAATATTGATCTATTTTTGATACTGTTAAAGATTTTTTTAATATTTGAATATGTTTCACATCTTTTTTTAGATAGTTTTCAGATAGTTTTTTTATTGGTTTTGGCATAGTTGCAGAAAACAGCAAAGTTTGTCTTTCGCTATTAGTATTTTTTATGATTTCTTCAATATCATCAATAAATCCCATATTGAGCATTTCATCTGCTTCATCTAGTACTAAATAGTTAAGATTATTCAGTTTTAATGTTTTTCGTCTTATATGATCTAGAACCCTTCCAGGGGTACCAACTATTATGGAAACATCTTTTTTTATACTGGATATTTGTCTATCCATAGATTGACCTCCATAGACTGGTAATGAACGAACCTTGTCGTATTTAGAAAGTCTTCTTAATTCTTCATATATTTGAATTGCAAGTTCTCTTGTAGGAGTTAATATTAATGCTTGAATAAAGCGTTTTGAGGTGTCTATTTTACTAATAATAGGAGCACCGAAAGCACAGGTTTTTCCAGTACCTGTTTGTGCTTGACCGATAATATCAAAGCCTTCCATTATAACAGGAATACTTGCACTTTGTATTTCAGAAGGATTTTCAAATCCCATATCATCTATGGCTTTTAAAACCGTATCCTTCAATTCAAGTTCAGTAAATTTAATGTTTTTCATCCGTTATCCTCTTTCTTTAATTAATTTAACAACTCATGATATCACATAATAATAAAATTATCAAATTAAGTTTCAGATTATTTTATGTAAAGTTTTAAATTATTTTATTGAATTTAAGTTATTGGTATTCAAATCCAAACTATAAGTTTCACCAGTAGTTGCATTCACAAAATACCATCCCAAGGTATTACTGTGATTTTCTGCAGAAGAAGAGTTACTGACGCTGGTAAAGCTTTGGAATACGTAATACTTAGAATTATCCTTTTTCTGTAGATGATCATAATTTATGGTCACTTTAGAATTATTATCAATTTTGCTTTTTAATATACCCAAAGCTTTTTCTACAGATATAGTATTTCCGTTAGAATCACTGGAGGAAGTATCTAAAGCCTTAGAGGATTCTATATTAGAGGTTTTAGAAGAAGATGTACTGTCAGCTGCAGTATTGTCTTTATTATTTACATTTGGAGTACTATTAACTTCTGAAATACTATTTGTATTATTTTCAATTTTACTATCTGATGAATTATTTTCTTGCTGGATAGGTTGATTAGTATCAGCATTATTAGATTCATTAGCAGTATTGTTTACATCAGTCTGAGAATTTTTATTATCGGCAAGAGCTATTTCAGTTTCAATATTTTCACTTGTATTTTTATCATTAGCTGCATTTGTATTGTTCTGAGAAATACTTGAAGTTGAGTTTGAAGCATTATTTGTATTGGATTGATTTGCAGTATTTTTAATATTTTCCTCATTTGAATTATAAGAATAACTCTTTAGAGTTTTAAAAGAGAATTTAGATATAGTAAAAATTGATACTATACATAATACTATTAATATTGCAATAAAAGGAAAAATTTTTTTTGATTTTTTTTTATGTCTTTTTATTCGATTCATATATATCCCTCCATAAAAGTTTATAATAATCTACATTAAGCTTATATTAAAAATTATACTACTAATTTTACTATATTTTTATAAAAAATCGTAAAAATTTTGTAATATTAAAAATATGTTCAGATGTATGTAAATAATATGAAATATGATATAATTAATTTTCAGCTGAATAAGATTCATTAATTGATAGGATTAAGGAGAATTTATGGATAAAGATATTATTGATTATAAAGAAACAAAATTTATTAATGGACTAAGAATTATAACTATAAAAAAATCTACTAATTTGTTTTCCATTCATGCTGGGATAAAAATAGGTTCTATATATGAGGAAAAAAATAAGAAGGGAATATCTCATTTTGTTGAACATATGCTTTTTAAGGGCACTAAAAGCAGAAGTAATGAGGAACTGAATAATGAACTTGAAAGTATAGGCGGGGAATATAATGCCTATACTGATTATAATTGTACAGTCGTACATGTATCCGGATTAATAGAAGAAATGAAAAAAGCATTGAGTTTAATAGAAGATATGCTTGTTAATTGCAATTTTCCTGAAAAAGAAATT
This genomic window from Clostridium pasteurianum DSM 525 = ATCC 6013 contains:
- a CDS encoding acyl-CoA dehydratase activase, which translates into the protein MRILGIDLGSRQVKIVLMVDNKIIKKFMVSTMSFYKNYCTYNDKLTADLTKLDIRDVDIAVSTGYGRNNTDIKFFKPISEIKAHAYGAIYSTNIRDFILLDVGGQDVKLIKIEKGVITDLELNDKCAASCGRYLENMANVLEVSIDDMFKYYENPVELNSTCAVFSESELIGKIAQGTSLDRLCAGVNYSLYKRLRPLLTKFRGKTLVISGGVAKNEALKSYLSENYERIITLKDAQYNGALGCCYYGERFKEKLAL
- a CDS encoding undecaprenyl diphosphate synthase family protein, whose amino-acid sequence is MRIPNHIGIIPDGNRRWAVKNGLTKEMGYDKGLLPGVELFKCCKEIGIKELTFYGFTVDNTKRPSIQKNAFIKACVKAVEMLSKENASLLVIGNYDSPIFPKELLPFTTRKDFGKGGMKVNFLVNYGWEWDLMNLKDNQGHSRNSIYNTIRSHDISRVDLIIRWGGRRRLSGFLPVQSVYSDFYVVNDMWPDFSKDQFNDALNWYSEQDITLGG
- a CDS encoding 2-hydroxyacyl-CoA dehydratase family protein, which produces MKKIGITTTVPIEILIAAGYEVKDLNNIFITDDNYDKYIDYAERDGFPKSSCAFKKGVYGAALKEGFKEIIGVTEGDCSNTKALEEVLRMKGIKVYPFAYPQSHDLKDLKKSLDNFMNIFNVSFEQVEKVRRRLIDIRKLIKKLDKLTYIENKATSVENHIYQVSASDFDGDYEIFQKNLIDKIREIENRKPIKKKLRLGYIGTPPMTLDLYDYVEKFDARFVYNEIQREFSFPRAIDCQNIYEQYHNYTYPYDINFRLKEIKKQISERKIDAIIHYTQAFCYRQIEHIVIKDCINIPVLNIEGDKLNVLDARTKLRIEAFLDMIIDLKEMKR
- a CDS encoding DEAD/DEAH box helicase, which translates into the protein MKNIKFTELELKDTVLKAIDDMGFENPSEIQSASIPVIMEGFDIIGQAQTGTGKTCAFGAPIISKIDTSKRFIQALILTPTRELAIQIYEELRRLSKYDKVRSLPVYGGQSMDRQISSIKKDVSIIVGTPGRVLDHIRRKTLKLNNLNYLVLDEADEMLNMGFIDDIEEIIKNTNSERQTLLFSATMPKPIKKLSENYLKKDVKHIQILKKSLTVSKIDQYYYEVHNNTRLESLCRILDISEPESAIIFCRTKKSVDELVSTMSSKGYNIEGMHGDMKQKNRLSTLNKFKNGNLTFLAATDVAARGIDVENITHVINYELPQDTESYVHRIGRTGRANRSGTAISLITRKDFTKLKQIEKDIKSKITKQKIPTMQEIINIKSKNIVSKVSNILSTEEYKKFEPIIENLGKEYSLNQIAAALLKNALDKEISTEYNDDLFNQENSVRLFMSIGRRDGINIKSLLEFIDTTSTVNSNYIGSIDILDKFSFVDVNEKKVSLVIKNTDGKKFNNRRVNIEVAKNKN
- a CDS encoding AI-2E family transporter → MDFFRQIVKKDLLKSLVFLGCICVFLYLIKSILNLVLLIFLFTYLINSLENFVVNRLKRYVPVKKGIVTIILYVFIFALIIVVLYKYVPIIILESISSIKQAEDFYVEISKYNMPSGLSKLILPMMAKIDIKNYTQSGIDMVVHTAASIGKWSGYSFIALLLSLFFILEKQEVINFLKKFENSKISGVYRYCVYFGNNFLNSFGKVITAQVVIATVNTIISVILLTIMGFPQLLALGFMIFLLSLIPVAGVIISLVPLCLIAFKIGGIVKVVYVLIMVAIIHLVESYILNPKLMSEKTKLPIFFTFVILIVSEHFMGIWGLLLGIPLFMFVIEILGVSLSEKSK
- a CDS encoding DUF4912 domain-containing protein, with product MVNDDKFALTLLVQNARTVFCYFNISPVIIKIFQDRYGEDFWKNSKQVLKVYDSTNNSLKELQTINLDPLANNWFINLDRSGIDVFVKLGRILPDGKFIPIFVSNTVTTPRDDQSNNSNVYYIDVSENFNLENNLSSEDNISNAENDKKESPYSFFDEKKN
- a CDS encoding glycoside hydrolase family 57 protein, translated to MQKGYKGYVSIVLHSHMPFIRHPEIADSLEERWLFEAMSECYIPLIQVYDGLIRDNINFKITMSITPPLMCMLQDKYLNERYIEYLDKSIELTEKELVRTKEDKELNELAKFYNDRFNNLLKTYKEYDCNLMNAFKKFDKLGYLEVITCSATHALLPLISINPEAVKAQLATGVQSYIDTMGHSPKGIWLPECAYTYSLDAILKEVDIKYFIAESKALLYADPKPLYGTAAPIATPNGICAFGRDMDSSYQVWSDFIGYPGDENYREFYRDIGFELPMEYIKPYINPMGIRLDTGIKYYRITGKTENKQYYNRKRAIEKTKEHAAHFARCRQDQISGLSEHMEVPPMITCPYDTELFGHWWFEGPDFIDAFIRESSKDGYCYGFTTPSEYLINNSKVQCCSPNPSSWGENSDYSVWINGSNQWIYRDLHKCEEIMIRLANTYKTPNDLQSRALNQAAKELMLAEASDWPFIIKNNTTVEYAVKRINTHLDRFTKLYENISKNSIDIKFLREIESLDNIFPNINYKIYET